In a single window of the uncultured Pseudodesulfovibrio sp. genome:
- a CDS encoding MFS transporter, protein MTDAYKKRRMYIFLLVLVVCTGAAFQGWRTLLNNFAVEVAGLDGLGMGVVQSVREVPGFLALLAIYMILIISEHRLAALSVVVLGLGVGLTGLMPSLGGLVFTTLLMSFGFHYYETMNQSLTLQYFDRTEAPVVMARLRSITALTNITVGAIIYFLAKALGYTEMFALLGGVAVAAGLWGLTRDPSRTDLPPQLKKMTFRSRYWLYYALTFLSGARRQIFTVFAVFLLVTKFGYSIQQVTILFVCNNVINYFANPIIGRSINKFGERSVLTVEYTALAVIFLGYALTESPLLAAGLYILDNIVFNFAIAIKTFYQKIADPQDIASGMAVGFTINHIAAVIVPITGGLIWMADYKLVFLVAVGLSLASLGLAQLVTGQIRDREQN, encoded by the coding sequence ATGACGGACGCATACAAGAAACGGCGCATGTACATCTTCCTGCTGGTGCTGGTCGTCTGTACCGGCGCAGCCTTCCAGGGATGGCGCACCCTGCTCAACAACTTTGCCGTGGAAGTGGCCGGTCTGGACGGCCTGGGCATGGGCGTGGTCCAGTCCGTGCGCGAGGTACCCGGCTTCCTCGCCCTGCTGGCCATCTACATGATCCTGATCATCTCCGAGCACCGGCTGGCCGCCCTGTCCGTGGTCGTGCTCGGCCTGGGCGTGGGACTTACCGGACTGATGCCCTCGCTGGGGGGACTCGTCTTCACCACCCTGCTCATGAGTTTCGGTTTCCACTACTACGAAACCATGAACCAGTCCCTGACCCTGCAATATTTCGACAGGACCGAAGCTCCGGTGGTCATGGCCAGGTTGCGATCCATCACCGCCCTGACCAACATCACCGTGGGCGCAATCATATACTTTCTGGCCAAGGCGCTGGGCTACACCGAGATGTTCGCCCTGCTCGGCGGCGTGGCCGTGGCAGCGGGGCTGTGGGGCCTGACCCGCGATCCCTCCCGGACCGACCTGCCGCCCCAGCTCAAGAAGATGACCTTCCGCTCCCGCTACTGGCTCTACTACGCCCTGACCTTTCTGAGCGGCGCCCGGCGGCAGATATTCACGGTCTTCGCCGTGTTCCTGCTGGTCACCAAGTTCGGCTACTCCATTCAGCAGGTGACCATCCTGTTCGTCTGCAACAACGTCATCAACTACTTCGCCAACCCGATCATTGGGCGCTCCATCAACAAGTTCGGCGAACGCTCCGTCCTGACCGTGGAGTACACCGCTCTGGCGGTCATCTTCCTCGGCTACGCCCTGACCGAAAGCCCGTTGCTGGCGGCCGGTCTCTACATCCTCGACAATATCGTCTTCAACTTCGCCATCGCCATCAAGACCTTCTACCAAAAGATCGCCGACCCGCAGGACATCGCCTCGGGCATGGCCGTGGGCTTCACCATCAACCATATCGCTGCCGTAATCGTGCCGATCACCGGCGGCCTCATCTGGATGGCCGACTACAAGCTGGTTTTCCTGGTGGCCGTTGGCCTGTCTCTGGCCTCCCTGGGGCTGGCCCAGCT